The Rhodococcus sp. X156 genome window below encodes:
- a CDS encoding ATP-binding protein: protein MDPVRNPFAPGAGQRPPELAGRDRELQAFDVLLERVSRGKPERSLVLTGLRGVGKTVMLGELRSRALNRGWASGKVEVKAGSPLRRPLSAALHRAVRDLAVRHRAPDRVDDVLGVLKAFALKANPEGTGMRDKWQPGIDVPATRGRADSGDMEIDLVELFTCVAELAADVGTGLVLLLDEMQDLGIDDVSAMCAACHELSQSGAPLVVVGAGLPHVPSVLAASKSYSERLFRYLRIDRLDPAAAEQAIRAPIQREDADIDDDALAALYETSGGYPYFVQAYGKAAWDAAPGASITAADVAIAGPEAEAELAVGFFGSRLERATPAEREYLYAMAELADLRGAPDEAVPTAQVAEHLGRKASSLSPARDSLLKKGLVYATERGFVAFTVPHFGRFLAGRAA from the coding sequence GTGGATCCCGTACGCAATCCCTTCGCGCCCGGCGCCGGCCAGCGCCCACCCGAGCTGGCCGGACGCGACCGCGAGCTGCAAGCCTTCGACGTGCTGCTGGAGCGGGTCTCGCGGGGCAAGCCCGAGCGCAGCCTGGTGCTGACCGGCCTGCGCGGGGTGGGCAAGACGGTGATGCTCGGCGAGCTGCGCTCCCGGGCGCTCAACCGCGGCTGGGCCAGCGGCAAGGTGGAGGTCAAGGCGGGCTCGCCGTTGCGGCGCCCGCTCAGCGCCGCGCTGCACCGGGCGGTGCGCGACCTGGCGGTGCGCCACCGTGCGCCCGACCGGGTGGACGACGTGCTCGGGGTGCTCAAGGCGTTCGCGCTCAAGGCCAACCCGGAGGGCACCGGGATGCGGGACAAGTGGCAGCCCGGCATCGACGTGCCCGCCACCCGCGGGCGTGCCGACTCCGGGGACATGGAGATCGACCTGGTGGAGCTGTTCACCTGCGTGGCCGAGCTGGCCGCCGACGTGGGCACCGGCCTGGTCCTGCTGCTCGACGAGATGCAGGACCTGGGCATCGACGACGTCTCGGCGATGTGCGCCGCCTGCCACGAGCTGAGCCAGTCCGGGGCGCCGCTGGTGGTGGTGGGTGCGGGCCTGCCGCACGTGCCCAGCGTGCTCGCCGCCAGCAAGTCCTACTCCGAGCGGCTGTTCCGCTACCTGCGCATCGACCGCCTGGACCCCGCCGCCGCCGAGCAGGCCATCCGCGCGCCCATCCAGCGCGAGGACGCCGACATCGACGACGACGCCCTGGCCGCGCTGTACGAGACCTCCGGTGGCTACCCCTACTTCGTCCAGGCCTACGGCAAGGCCGCCTGGGACGCCGCCCCCGGCGCCAGCATCACCGCCGCCGACGTGGCCATCGCCGGGCCGGAGGCCGAGGCCGAGCTGGCGGTCGGGTTCTTCGGATCCCGGCTGGAGCGCGCCACGCCCGCCGAGCGGGAGTACCTCTACGCGATGGCCGAGCTGGCCGACCTGCGTGGCGCGCCCGACGAGGCGGTGCCCACGGCGCAGGTGGCCGAGCACCTGGGCCGCAAGGCGTCGTCGCTGTCTCCGGCGCGGGACAGCCTGCTCAAGAAGGGGCTCGTCTACGCCACCGAGCGGGGCTTCGTCGCGTTCACCGTCCCGCACTTCGGCCGGTTCCTGGCCGGCCGGGCTGCCTGA
- a CDS encoding MaoC/PaaZ C-terminal domain-containing protein: protein MQTETLSSSPGLAQPYLKAALAALPLPGGRPQALPERELRLDGVTVDRNHLAEYAQVCGFRLSETLPATYLHMLSFPMSMKLMTAGDFPFPLLGLVHVANRIETTRPALAGESFDLRVRATNLRPHRQGRQLDLVTEARVGEELVYTGTSTYLRKGAGKSDTAAPAPKVGVDDEVEPSAIWKLDDGLGRRYAAVSGDRNPIHLHALSAKAFGFPRAIAHGMWSAARCLSALEGRLPEAMDYTVAFRKPILLPSTVAFAAEQTKNGWNVGLRNATKGTAHLGGQITQR, encoded by the coding sequence GTGCAGACCGAGACGCTCAGCTCCTCCCCTGGCCTGGCGCAGCCCTACCTCAAGGCCGCGCTGGCCGCGCTGCCGCTGCCCGGTGGTCGCCCGCAGGCCCTGCCCGAGCGAGAGCTTCGGCTGGACGGGGTGACCGTCGACCGCAACCACCTGGCCGAGTACGCGCAGGTGTGCGGCTTCCGGCTGAGCGAGACCCTGCCGGCCACCTACCTGCACATGCTGTCGTTCCCGATGAGCATGAAGCTGATGACGGCCGGTGACTTCCCGTTCCCGCTGCTCGGGCTGGTGCACGTGGCCAACCGCATCGAGACCACCCGGCCCGCGCTGGCCGGGGAGAGCTTCGACCTGAGGGTGCGCGCGACCAACCTGCGTCCGCACCGGCAGGGCCGCCAGCTCGACCTGGTCACCGAGGCCCGGGTGGGCGAGGAGCTGGTCTACACCGGCACCAGCACCTACCTGCGCAAGGGCGCCGGCAAGTCCGACACCGCCGCCCCCGCACCCAAGGTGGGCGTGGACGACGAGGTGGAGCCCTCTGCGATCTGGAAGCTCGACGACGGCCTGGGCCGGCGCTACGCCGCGGTGTCCGGCGACCGCAACCCCATCCACCTGCACGCCCTGAGCGCCAAGGCCTTCGGGTTCCCCCGAGCCATCGCCCACGGCATGTGGAGCGCGGCCCGCTGCCTGTCCGCGCTGGAGGGGCGCCTGCCCGAGGCGATGGACTACACGGTGGCCTTCCGCAAGCCGATCCTGCTGCCCTCCACCGTCGCCTTCGCGGCGGAGCAGACCAAGAACGGCTGGAACGTGGGACTGCGCAACGCCACCAAGGGCACCGCCCACCTGGGCGGGCAGATCACCCAGCGCTAG
- a CDS encoding 3-oxoacyl-ACP reductase → MTSTQSSPRQPSDRYSQLMASGPGSFLAGQLGLPRPEQLRRHDPSKPPLPGPVLLGGSGRLVEPLRELFSGADYGLATDADKYGALVFDATGITHIDQLEELYSFFHPVMRKVAPSGRLVVIGTPPEETGSTQEHIAQRALEGFTRSAGKEVKRGATVQLVYAAPQADPSALESTLRFLLSGKSAYVSGQVIRIGAHGSTTNAEAVPRSWDSPLAGKVAVVTGAARGIGAAIAEVLSRDGAHVVCVDMAGAGEALSKTANAVGGSSLALDVTAADAGATLSAHLLERHGGADVIVHNAGITRDRTLANMDADRWNAVIGVNLAAPERLTAELLESGALKDGGRVIGVASIAGIAGNNGQTNYGTSKAGVIGLVEALAPELGKKDITINAVAPGFIETQMTAAIPLVVREAGRRMNSMTQGGLPIDVAETVSYFASPASSAVTGQVVRVCGQSLLGA, encoded by the coding sequence GTGACCTCGACCCAGTCCAGTCCCCGCCAGCCCTCCGACCGCTACTCGCAGCTGATGGCATCCGGACCGGGCAGCTTCCTCGCCGGCCAGCTCGGGCTGCCGCGCCCGGAGCAGCTGCGTCGTCACGACCCCAGCAAGCCCCCGCTGCCCGGCCCGGTGCTGCTGGGCGGGTCCGGCCGCCTGGTGGAGCCGCTGCGCGAGCTGTTCTCCGGCGCCGACTACGGGCTGGCCACCGACGCCGACAAGTACGGCGCCCTGGTGTTCGACGCCACCGGCATCACCCACATCGACCAGCTTGAGGAGCTCTACAGCTTCTTCCACCCGGTGATGCGCAAGGTCGCCCCGTCGGGTCGCCTGGTGGTCATCGGCACGCCGCCGGAGGAGACCGGCTCCACCCAGGAGCACATCGCCCAGCGCGCGCTGGAGGGCTTCACCCGCTCCGCCGGCAAGGAGGTCAAGCGAGGCGCCACCGTGCAGCTGGTCTACGCCGCACCCCAGGCTGACCCCTCCGCGCTGGAGTCCACCCTGCGCTTCCTGCTCTCGGGCAAGTCGGCCTACGTCTCCGGGCAGGTCATCCGGATCGGCGCGCACGGCTCCACCACCAACGCCGAGGCCGTGCCCCGCAGCTGGGACAGCCCGCTCGCCGGCAAGGTCGCCGTGGTCACCGGGGCCGCCCGGGGCATCGGTGCCGCCATCGCCGAGGTGCTCAGCCGCGACGGCGCGCACGTGGTGTGCGTGGACATGGCCGGCGCGGGCGAGGCGCTGTCCAAGACCGCCAACGCCGTGGGCGGCAGCTCGCTGGCCCTGGACGTCACCGCGGCCGACGCCGGCGCCACCCTGTCCGCGCACCTGCTGGAGCGCCACGGCGGTGCCGACGTCATCGTGCACAACGCGGGCATCACCCGGGACCGGACGCTGGCCAACATGGACGCCGACCGCTGGAACGCCGTCATCGGCGTGAACCTGGCCGCACCGGAGCGCCTCACCGCCGAGCTGCTGGAGTCCGGTGCGCTGAAGGACGGTGGCCGGGTGATCGGCGTGGCCTCCATCGCCGGCATCGCGGGCAACAACGGCCAGACCAACTACGGCACCTCCAAGGCCGGCGTCATCGGCCTGGTGGAGGCGCTGGCCCCGGAGCTGGGCAAGAAGGACATCACCATCAACGCCGTGGCACCGGGGTTCATCGAGACGCAGATGACCGCGGCCATCCCGCTGGTGGTCCGCGAGGCCGGCCGGCGGATGAACTCGATGACCCAGGGCGGGCTGCCCATCGACGTGGCGGAGACCGTGTCGTACTTCGCCAGCCCGGCCTCCTCGGCGGTCACCGGACAGGTCGTGCGCGTGTGCGGCCAGAGCCTGCTGGGGGCCTGA
- a CDS encoding acetyl-CoA C-acetyltransferase: protein MATQPARSNPTAPAGNAGRPVAVLGGNRIPFARSNGVYSRASNQDMLTATLDGLVSRFGLQGERLGEVVAGAVLKHSRDFNLTRESVLGSALSPETPATDIQQACGTGLQAAIQVANKIALGQQEVGIAGGVDTTSDAPIAVNEDLRRVLLEFNRTPSTVGRLKLLGSLRPGQVVPEIPRNGEPRTGLSMGDHAAQTALKFNISRADQDALAAASHHKMAAAYDRGFFDDLVTPFMGLSRDQNLRPDSSVEKLAKLNPVFGNGPKQTMTAGNSTPLTDGASAVLLASEEWATSRSLPVQAWITHSETAAVDFVHGEDGLLMAPTYAVPRMLARAGLKLGDFDFYEIHEAFASQVLATLAAWEDPEYCQAKLGLDGPLGSIDRAKLNVNGSSLAAGHPFAATGGRIVASLAKLLAEKGSGRGLISICAAGGQGVTAILER, encoded by the coding sequence GTGGCCACACAGCCTGCCCGCAGCAACCCCACGGCGCCGGCCGGAAACGCCGGACGCCCCGTCGCCGTGCTCGGCGGCAACCGCATCCCCTTCGCCCGCTCCAACGGCGTCTACTCCCGCGCCTCCAACCAGGACATGCTCACCGCCACCCTGGACGGCCTGGTGAGCCGCTTCGGCCTGCAGGGTGAGCGCCTGGGCGAGGTGGTGGCCGGTGCCGTGCTCAAGCACAGCCGCGACTTCAACCTCACCCGTGAGTCGGTGCTGGGCAGCGCGCTCTCGCCGGAGACCCCGGCCACCGACATCCAGCAGGCCTGTGGCACGGGGCTGCAGGCGGCCATCCAGGTGGCCAACAAGATCGCCCTCGGACAGCAGGAGGTGGGCATCGCCGGCGGGGTGGACACCACCAGCGACGCGCCCATCGCCGTCAACGAGGACCTGCGGCGAGTGCTGCTGGAGTTCAACCGCACCCCCAGCACGGTCGGCCGGCTCAAGCTGCTCGGCTCGCTGCGCCCCGGCCAGGTGGTGCCGGAGATCCCCCGCAACGGTGAGCCCCGCACGGGCCTGTCGATGGGTGACCACGCGGCGCAGACCGCGCTGAAGTTCAACATCTCTCGCGCCGACCAGGACGCGCTCGCCGCGGCCAGCCACCACAAGATGGCGGCCGCCTACGACCGCGGTTTCTTCGACGACCTGGTCACCCCGTTCATGGGGCTCTCCCGCGACCAGAACCTGCGCCCGGACTCCAGCGTGGAGAAGCTGGCCAAGCTCAACCCGGTGTTCGGCAACGGGCCCAAGCAGACGATGACGGCGGGCAACTCCACCCCGCTCACCGACGGCGCGTCCGCGGTGCTGCTGGCCAGCGAGGAGTGGGCCACGTCGCGCTCGCTGCCGGTGCAGGCGTGGATCACCCACTCCGAGACCGCGGCGGTGGACTTCGTGCACGGCGAGGACGGGCTGCTCATGGCCCCCACCTACGCGGTGCCGCGGATGCTCGCCCGCGCCGGGCTGAAGCTGGGCGACTTCGACTTCTACGAGATCCACGAGGCGTTCGCCTCGCAGGTGCTGGCCACCCTCGCCGCCTGGGAGGACCCCGAGTACTGCCAGGCCAAGCTCGGCCTGGACGGTCCGCTCGGATCCATCGACCGCGCCAAGCTCAACGTCAACGGCTCCTCGCTGGCGGCGGGCCACCCGTTCGCCGCCACCGGCGGGCGCATCGTGGCCAGCCTGGCCAAGCTGCTGGCGGAGAAGGGCTCGGGCCGCGGCCTGATCTCCATCTGCGCCGCCGGCGGCCAGGGAGTCACCGCGATCCTGGAGCGCTGA
- the arfB gene encoding alternative ribosome rescue aminoacyl-tRNA hydrolase ArfB, with protein sequence MADPVEGDLRVTARLAVPAAELIWRFSRSQGPGGQGVNTTDSRVELSVDLSTLSTVDAHQRERLLHRLHTRTVDGVLTIAASETRSQLRNREAARARMAMLLAQALAPDAPPRRPTKPSRRARQRRVDAKVARGQTKRLRGRPDY encoded by the coding sequence GTGGCGGATCCGGTGGAGGGCGACCTGCGGGTGACCGCGCGGCTGGCGGTACCTGCGGCCGAGCTCATCTGGCGGTTCTCCCGGTCGCAGGGTCCCGGCGGGCAGGGCGTCAACACCACCGACTCGCGGGTGGAGCTCAGCGTCGACCTGAGCACGCTGAGCACCGTGGACGCCCACCAGCGGGAGCGGCTGCTGCACCGGCTGCACACCCGCACCGTGGACGGCGTGCTCACCATCGCGGCGTCGGAGACCCGCTCCCAGCTGCGCAACCGCGAGGCCGCCCGGGCCCGGATGGCGATGCTGCTGGCGCAGGCGCTCGCCCCCGACGCCCCGCCGCGCCGCCCCACCAAGCCGAGCCGGCGGGCGCGGCAGCGGCGGGTGGACGCGAAGGTGGCGCGGGGACAGACCAAGCGGTTGCGCGGCCGGCCCGACTACTAG
- a CDS encoding TetR/AcrR family transcriptional regulator: MSASKRLPRAVREQQMLDAAVSVFARKGFHDAAMDDIAEAAAISKPMLYLYLGSKEDLFAACITREAERFLAAVFTAVDPDLPPREQLANGITSVFTFAAEHRDSWLVLYRRARLQQPFAAQVSQVHDGAAAAVSQLLQRSAWGNHPAAHFDSLAVALVGAAEALIDRMLDDPAADPVVTAELLVDFAWHGLGGRRRTESADRTEPAERTGAAAPR, from the coding sequence ATGAGCGCGAGCAAGCGGCTGCCCCGCGCGGTCCGGGAGCAGCAGATGCTCGACGCTGCGGTGTCGGTGTTCGCCCGCAAAGGATTTCACGATGCTGCCATGGACGACATCGCCGAGGCCGCGGCGATCTCCAAGCCCATGCTCTACCTCTACCTCGGCTCCAAGGAGGACCTGTTCGCCGCGTGCATCACTCGGGAGGCCGAACGCTTCCTGGCCGCGGTGTTCACCGCGGTCGACCCGGACCTGCCGCCCCGCGAGCAGCTGGCCAACGGCATCACCTCGGTGTTCACCTTCGCCGCCGAGCACCGCGACAGCTGGCTCGTCCTCTACCGGCGCGCCCGGTTGCAGCAGCCCTTCGCCGCCCAGGTGTCCCAGGTGCACGACGGTGCGGCGGCGGCGGTGTCCCAGCTGCTGCAGCGCTCCGCGTGGGGCAACCACCCCGCTGCACACTTCGACAGCCTCGCCGTCGCCCTGGTCGGCGCCGCAGAGGCGCTGATCGACCGGATGCTCGACGACCCGGCCGCCGATCCGGTGGTGACCGCGGAGCTGCTGGTGGACTTCGCCTGGCACGGCCTGGGCGGGCGGCGGCGCACCGAGTCGGCCGACCGCACCGAGCCGGCCGAGCGCACCGGGGCCGCCGCCCCCCGCTAG
- a CDS encoding AMP-binding protein, which produces MTETPATFADVLLRRADDEHDGLLFEDSRWSWRELVQECADRSAVLQELRRPERAFHVGVLLENVPEFLFLIGAGALSGATVVGINSTRRGEELAADIRGVDCDLVVTDAHGAALLAGLDLGLPSERVLECDGADWQARLERHRGAPLEPTAEARDPRTLLMLLFTSGSTGNPKAVICSTGRMAMLASANVMHITRDDVSYNAMPMFHGNAIMACFAPAALVGGTFVLRRKFSASGFLPDVLRYGVTFFNYVGRSLAYLLHQPENPDEKRTRLRAAFGTEAAPLDRAEFERRFGVAPTESYGSSEGAVVISHGPDAPPGSLGTPPAVMPVQIQDPDGNECPPAEFDVDGKLLNSAECIGEIVNTQGAMMFEGYYKNPEATAARIDGTAYRSGDLGYRDKGGFFYFAGRAGDWMRVDSENFASAPIERVLARFPGVLLVAVYPVPDSRTGDRVMATLSMADGEQFSPAAFYQFLTEQPDMGTKWAPTYVRLVEDVPVTATRKIDKMRLRRESWLVDDPIYVREEDCYALLREDKRAEILAEYAMFDRPTAAL; this is translated from the coding sequence ATGACTGAGACGCCCGCCACTTTCGCCGACGTTCTGCTGCGCCGCGCCGACGACGAGCACGACGGACTGCTCTTCGAGGACTCGCGCTGGAGCTGGCGGGAGCTGGTGCAGGAGTGCGCCGACCGCTCCGCCGTGCTGCAGGAGCTGCGGCGCCCGGAGCGCGCGTTCCACGTGGGTGTGCTGCTGGAGAACGTGCCGGAGTTCCTCTTCCTCATCGGCGCGGGCGCGCTCAGCGGTGCCACCGTCGTGGGGATCAACTCCACCCGCCGCGGCGAGGAGCTGGCCGCCGACATCCGCGGCGTCGACTGCGACCTGGTGGTGACCGACGCCCACGGCGCGGCCCTGCTGGCGGGCCTCGACCTGGGCCTGCCCAGCGAGCGGGTGCTGGAGTGCGACGGCGCCGACTGGCAGGCGCGGCTGGAGCGGCACCGCGGTGCACCCCTGGAGCCCACCGCCGAGGCGCGCGACCCCCGCACCCTGCTGATGCTGCTGTTCACCTCCGGTTCCACCGGCAACCCCAAGGCCGTCATCTGCAGCACCGGCCGGATGGCGATGCTGGCGTCGGCCAACGTCATGCACATCACCCGCGACGACGTCTCCTACAACGCCATGCCGATGTTCCACGGCAACGCGATCATGGCCTGCTTCGCCCCCGCGGCGCTGGTGGGCGGGACGTTCGTGCTGCGCCGGAAGTTCTCCGCCTCCGGGTTCCTGCCCGACGTGCTGCGCTACGGCGTCACCTTCTTCAACTACGTGGGCCGCTCGCTCGCCTACCTCCTCCACCAGCCCGAGAACCCCGACGAGAAGCGCACCAGGCTGCGCGCCGCGTTCGGCACCGAGGCCGCGCCGCTGGACCGGGCGGAGTTCGAGCGGCGCTTCGGGGTGGCGCCGACGGAGAGCTACGGCTCCAGCGAGGGTGCGGTGGTGATCAGCCACGGCCCCGACGCCCCGCCCGGGTCCCTGGGCACGCCGCCGGCGGTGATGCCCGTGCAGATCCAGGACCCCGACGGCAACGAGTGCCCGCCGGCGGAGTTCGACGTCGACGGCAAGCTGCTGAACTCCGCCGAGTGCATCGGCGAGATCGTGAACACCCAGGGCGCCATGATGTTCGAGGGCTACTACAAGAACCCTGAGGCCACCGCGGCTCGGATCGACGGCACCGCCTACCGCTCCGGCGACCTCGGCTACCGCGACAAGGGCGGCTTCTTCTACTTCGCCGGTCGCGCCGGCGACTGGATGCGGGTGGACAGCGAGAACTTCGCCAGCGCCCCCATCGAGCGCGTGCTGGCGCGATTCCCCGGGGTGCTGCTGGTGGCGGTGTACCCCGTGCCCGACAGCCGCACCGGCGACCGGGTGATGGCCACGCTGAGCATGGCCGACGGCGAGCAGTTCTCGCCCGCGGCCTTCTACCAGTTCCTCACCGAGCAGCCCGACATGGGCACCAAGTGGGCGCCCACCTACGTGCGGCTGGTGGAGGACGTCCCGGTGACCGCCACCCGCAAGATCGACAAGATGCGGCTGCGCCGGGAGAGCTGGCTGGTGGACGACCCGATCTACGTGCGCGAGGAGGACTGCTACGCGCTGCTGCGCGAGGACAAGCGTGCCGAGATCCTCGCCGAGTACGCGATGTTCGACCGGCCGACGGCAGCCCTCTGA
- a CDS encoding acyl-CoA dehydrogenase family protein: protein MFSLELSQEQTELRDWVHGFAADVVRPAAHEWDEREETPWPILQEAAKIGLYGYETMGTLQADPTGLSMPIFNEELFWGDGGIGLAIMGTGLAAAGIVAAGTPEQMIEWVPQCFGDVNDPKVGAFCSSEPEAGSDVGNMRTRAVYDAATDEWVLNGLKAWATNGGVASVFVVQAVVDKTLGSRGQAAFVVPAGTKGLEVAKKLKKHGLRASNTADVFLDDVRIPGANLLGGKEKLDARLARAREGKKGGGQAAMATFELTRPTVGSMAVGIARAAYDYALEYAKGRVVFGRPIIENQAIAFTLADMKTEIDAARLLVHRAAWMAKNGVPFAAAEGSMSKLKAGRVAVWSTERAIQILGGVGYTREYPVERMHRDAKIFDIFEGTEQIQQLVIARAISGVHIR from the coding sequence ATGTTCTCGCTCGAGCTCAGCCAGGAACAGACCGAGCTTCGCGACTGGGTGCACGGCTTCGCCGCCGATGTCGTCCGGCCGGCTGCCCACGAGTGGGACGAGCGGGAGGAGACTCCGTGGCCGATCCTGCAGGAGGCGGCCAAGATCGGCCTCTACGGCTACGAGACCATGGGCACCCTGCAGGCCGATCCCACCGGGCTGAGCATGCCGATCTTCAACGAGGAGCTCTTCTGGGGCGACGGCGGCATCGGTCTGGCCATCATGGGCACCGGCCTGGCCGCCGCGGGCATCGTGGCCGCGGGCACCCCCGAGCAGATGATCGAGTGGGTGCCGCAGTGCTTCGGTGACGTCAACGACCCCAAGGTCGGCGCGTTCTGCTCCTCCGAGCCCGAGGCGGGTTCGGACGTGGGCAACATGCGCACCCGCGCGGTCTACGACGCGGCCACCGACGAGTGGGTGCTCAACGGTCTCAAGGCCTGGGCCACCAACGGCGGAGTCGCCAGCGTGTTCGTGGTGCAGGCCGTGGTGGACAAGACCCTCGGCTCCCGCGGGCAGGCGGCGTTCGTGGTGCCCGCCGGCACCAAGGGCCTGGAGGTGGCCAAGAAGCTGAAGAAGCACGGGCTGCGCGCCTCCAACACCGCCGACGTGTTCCTGGACGACGTGCGCATCCCCGGCGCCAACCTGCTGGGCGGCAAGGAGAAGCTCGACGCCAGGCTGGCTCGGGCGCGGGAGGGCAAGAAGGGCGGTGGCCAGGCGGCCATGGCCACCTTCGAGCTCACCCGCCCGACCGTGGGCTCCATGGCGGTGGGCATCGCCCGCGCCGCCTACGACTACGCCCTGGAGTACGCCAAGGGCCGCGTGGTCTTTGGCCGGCCGATCATCGAGAACCAGGCGATCGCGTTCACCCTGGCCGACATGAAGACCGAGATCGACGCCGCTCGCCTGCTGGTGCACCGTGCGGCGTGGATGGCCAAGAACGGTGTGCCCTTCGCCGCGGCCGAGGGCTCGATGAGCAAGCTCAAGGCCGGTCGTGTGGCGGTCTGGTCCACCGAGCGCGCCATCCAGATCCTGGGCGGCGTCGGCTACACCCGCGAGTACCCGGTGGAGCGCATGCACCGCGACGCCAAGATCTTCGACATCTTCGAGGGCACCGAGCAGATCCAGCAGCTGGTGATCGCGCGCGCCATCTCCGGCGTGCACATCCGCTGA
- a CDS encoding phosphotransferase family protein — translation MTNAQVVGLDPHAVTEWFDSLGLQRQGRLSFERVGLGQSNLVFLVQDEGRGRWVLRRPPLGHLLASAHDVAREGRILSALQDTAVPTPRVHGLYTPGAGSGPAVSEVPLLLMEFVDGRVVDRMSVAEALTPEQRRAIGVSLPRTLATIHAVDLDATGLADLASHKPYAARQLKRWGGQWEQSRTRELPELDDLTARLAAAVPEQHELTLVHGDFHLRNVIAAADTGEVVAALDWELCTLGEPLADVGTLLAYWPEPGEDTGGDFPASALPGFPSRAEIAEIYLAETGRDAAALAYWHALGLWKVAIIAEGVMRRARDEPQNAAASGTPTVARIDQLVAKAREVADHAGI, via the coding sequence GTGACCAACGCGCAGGTGGTGGGGCTGGACCCCCACGCGGTCACGGAGTGGTTCGACAGCCTGGGCCTGCAGCGGCAGGGACGGCTGAGCTTCGAGCGGGTGGGCCTGGGCCAGTCCAACCTGGTGTTCCTGGTGCAGGACGAGGGCCGGGGGCGGTGGGTGCTGCGCCGCCCGCCGCTGGGCCACCTGCTGGCGTCGGCGCACGACGTGGCCCGGGAGGGGCGCATCCTCTCGGCCCTGCAGGACACCGCGGTGCCCACCCCGCGCGTGCACGGGCTGTACACCCCCGGGGCGGGCTCCGGCCCGGCGGTGAGCGAGGTGCCGCTGCTGCTGATGGAGTTCGTCGACGGCCGGGTGGTGGACCGCATGTCGGTGGCCGAGGCGCTCACCCCGGAGCAGCGCCGTGCCATCGGGGTGTCGCTGCCGCGCACCCTGGCCACGATCCACGCCGTGGACCTGGACGCCACCGGCCTGGCGGACCTGGCCAGCCACAAGCCCTACGCCGCCCGCCAGCTCAAGCGCTGGGGCGGGCAGTGGGAGCAGTCGCGCACCCGGGAGCTGCCCGAGCTGGACGACCTCACCGCCCGGCTGGCGGCCGCGGTGCCGGAGCAGCACGAGCTGACCCTGGTGCACGGCGACTTCCACCTGCGCAACGTGATCGCCGCCGCCGACACCGGGGAGGTGGTGGCCGCGCTGGACTGGGAGCTGTGCACCCTCGGTGAGCCCCTGGCCGACGTGGGCACCCTGCTGGCCTACTGGCCCGAGCCCGGTGAGGACACCGGCGGTGACTTCCCCGCCTCCGCGCTGCCGGGCTTCCCCAGCCGCGCGGAGATCGCCGAGATCTACCTGGCCGAGACCGGGCGCGACGCCGCGGCGCTCGCGTACTGGCACGCGCTGGGGCTGTGGAAGGTGGCGATCATCGCCGAGGGCGTCATGCGGCGGGCCAGGGACGAGCCGCAGAACGCGGCCGCGAGCGGCACGCCCACCGTGGCGCGGATCGACCAGCTGGTGGCCAAGGCCCGCGAGGTGGCCGACCATGCCGGGATCTAG